The genomic interval CGTCTTCCTCGACGAGCACCTGCTCGTCTGGTACGAGGACCTGCTGGAGGCGCTCGTCGCGGAGACGGACGACCCCTTCTACCTCGCCGCGGCCCACGTCTTCGCGGGGTTCGTGGAGTTCGAGGACGAACTGGTCGCACAGATGGTCGCGGACCGCCAGCGGCCCGGGCGACGACGAGGAAGGCCGCGGCGACCCCGACACCCGCCAGCGCGAGGACGATATCGACGCTCCGGCGGGTGAATCGCTCGAAGGCCAGCAGGCTCTCCCACGAGCCGTTCAGTTCGGCGGCGACGCCCGCGGCGCCCACCGCGCCGACGGCGACGACGAGCAGCACGAAGACCGCCAGCGCGACGGTCTCGAACCTACCCACGGACCCACCACCGGCCGACGACCGAGACGGCGAACAGCGGCACCAGCGCCGCGAGCAGGTACGAGACGAAGACGGCCATGTAGCTCACGGTCGACTGGAGGTGTATCTGCCAGTGCCACGTCCCCTTCAGCGCCGCGATGACCGCCACGGTCCCGACGACGAGCAGCGAGAGGACGACGAGCGCGGTCAACACGTAGACGGCGGTGTGGACGCGGGAGAGCACCGACTCGCCGTCCACGCGCGCGGCGACGTCGGCGACGCTCACCCGAACACCTCCCGGCGGTACACGTCGTAACAGACCGCGAGCACCGCGAGGGTCGCCAGCCCCAGTACGAGCCACGACTCCCCCAGCGGCAGGGGGAGGTTCGGCCCGGCGTGCAGCGCGAGAGTCACACCTTGGTACTAGTGAACGTTCCGCTAAACAGTTACCCTTCCTGTCAGCGTCCGTTGAAGAACGCTTTTCGCCGGTGCTTCCCATGTGCCGGTATGGCAAGCCGGAGACGGCTCCTCTCGCGCGTCGCGGCGGCCGTCGGCATCTCCAGTCTCGCGGGCTGTACGGGCTCCGAGCCCTCGCTCGACCTGCCGCCGAACCCGCGGGCCGACTCGCTTCCGGCGCTCCAACACGACTGGGTCGGGGGCATGCGCACCGACGAACACGGCAACCCCCTGTTACCCCGCTTTCACCGCGTCCTCATGCTGGACGCGACGGCCCCGATAGACGACGCGCTCCGCGAGCGCGTCGAGCGCGCCTGCCGCGCGCTGGAGGCGGCCTACGACTGGTCGAGCGCGGACCTCCTGCACACGTGGGCGTGGGGGACGGGCTACTTCGAGAAGCAGGGGTCGCTCGGGCGCGCGCCGATCCGTCGGCCGCGCGTGCTGTCGCGGACGGACGACCCCGACCTCCGGTCGTTCGACGCGGCGCTCGTCCTCGCCAGCGACACCGAGTCGCACCTGACGGCGACGGAGGCCGCGCTGTTCGGCGACCGCGACACGCTCGGTGGCGCCCCCGTCGAGGCGCCGCTGGGCGACCTGTTCGACCGGCGGCGACGGGTCACCGGCTTCATGGGCGAGGGACTGCCCGCCGCCCACGCGGACGCGGAGGGCATCCCCGAGGGCGCCCCGCTCGACGGCGCGCCGGGGTTCATGGGCTTCCGCTCCGGGCGGGTCCGCACCCAGGCGAGTCTCGACCGCGTGACGAAGTCCGGCGGCCGGTGGGACGGCGGCACGACCATGCACCTCTCGCACCTCAC from Halosegnis marinus carries:
- a CDS encoding DUF7405 family protein: MASRRRLLSRVAAAVGISSLAGCTGSEPSLDLPPNPRADSLPALQHDWVGGMRTDEHGNPLLPRFHRVLMLDATAPIDDALRERVERACRALEAAYDWSSADLLHTWAWGTGYFEKQGSLGRAPIRRPRVLSRTDDPDLRSFDAALVLASDTESHLTATEAALFGDRDTLGGAPVEAPLGDLFDRRRRVTGFMGEGLPAAHADAEGIPEGAPLDGAPGFMGFRSGRVRTQASLDRVTKSGGRWDGGTTMHLSHLTFSLDGWYAMDMPDRVARMFSPDVTPEEAETYDTDVPFADAVREHARDYGVVGHTEKMARARENGEPILLRRDFNTVDGGRAGLHFLSYQRSLADFETARDAMNGWWLRDDHPSITDRQNNGLLNFVTVRSRANFYVPPRARRATP